In the genome of Nocardia sp. NBC_00416, one region contains:
- a CDS encoding aldo/keto reductase, producing MTIPSLELNNGVRIPALGFGVYQTPPDETIAAVDTALATGYRHIDTAAVYGNEREVGEALRRRGLPRDEVFVETKVWITDFGFDATAHAFAKSAAKLGIEQIDLLILHQALPSEFDLTIQAYKALEALLADGRVRAIGVSNFMPEHLTRLLEATSVVPAVNQIEVHPYFRQSELLALDSEHGVLNQAWSPIGGITFYRDGSHGSTLEDPVIGGIASAHGKSPAQVMLRWHLQQGRQVIPKSVTPARIAENFAVFDFELTAGELAAIDALDTGVRGGPEPEQITRENFGVEIPEA from the coding sequence ATGACTATTCCTTCCCTGGAGCTGAACAACGGTGTGCGGATCCCGGCCCTGGGGTTCGGTGTCTATCAGACCCCGCCCGACGAGACGATCGCCGCGGTCGACACCGCGTTGGCAACCGGCTACCGGCATATCGACACCGCCGCCGTCTACGGCAACGAGCGCGAGGTCGGCGAGGCATTGCGCCGCCGCGGCCTGCCGCGTGACGAAGTGTTCGTGGAGACGAAAGTCTGGATCACCGATTTCGGATTCGACGCCACCGCGCACGCCTTCGCCAAGAGCGCCGCCAAACTCGGCATCGAACAGATCGATCTGCTGATCCTGCATCAAGCGCTGCCCAGCGAGTTCGACTTGACGATCCAGGCGTACAAGGCGCTCGAGGCGTTGCTGGCCGACGGTAGGGTCCGCGCGATCGGCGTTTCCAATTTCATGCCCGAGCACCTCACCCGGCTGCTGGAAGCCACTTCGGTGGTTCCCGCTGTGAACCAGATCGAAGTGCATCCCTACTTCCGCCAGTCCGAACTGCTCGCCCTCGACAGTGAGCACGGAGTTCTCAATCAGGCGTGGTCACCGATCGGCGGTATCACCTTCTATCGTGACGGGTCCCACGGCTCCACCCTCGAGGATCCGGTGATCGGCGGGATCGCCTCCGCCCACGGGAAGTCGCCCGCCCAGGTGATGTTGCGCTGGCACCTGCAGCAGGGTCGACAGGTGATCCCGAAGTCGGTCACCCCGGCGCGTATCGCGGAGAATTTCGCGGTGTTCGACTTCGAATTGACGGCCGGCGAACTGGCGGCGATCGACGCGCTGGATACTGGTGTACGCGGTGGTCCCGAGCCGGAACAGATCACCCGCGAGAACTTCGGAGTCGAGATTCCCGAGGCATGA